A single genomic interval of Oreochromis aureus strain Israel breed Guangdong linkage group 12, ZZ_aureus, whole genome shotgun sequence harbors:
- the LOC116313592 gene encoding cilia- and flagella-associated protein 157-like produces the protein MADETVPADRDKTLYLTQIRFLDKELERCQLRCDELKKLIDDLKFRYGAMGRDRNDICDYLTNSSNAAEIKVAELSKVLEHQQQADKKETDALKLHLNQQKEELQKEVDRLESENMMQKKKLEQQQKERERMTQRLAYVEFIEKQLYTKREEYEAAIARLQKQLDLQGAKVFQDCEKQVWSSIKNKVSANVEEEKTQHAEVLKKVEELTAESFKLLKEKSILQYQESELCLDVRNMKRDGHTASQDIIQLKEKEERLSKKCQQLKVQLNNYRLLLAKEQDLRQQLTLDSTVCSQKKAEAAQLEAELQEEMSRRRQLKADMKKAANILRPAVMGLEKLSEAQGKIQKLREILESNTSHGTESALYNSPEKSSRGQKLQTSGPRTVSPETLNLSTDPLFLLSRYRPGDLGFLPRPRWRKPGCHKASIAASDDKSNPSDPASQGTHAEEGPST, from the exons ATGGCAGATGAGACAGTTCCTGCTGACAGAGACAAGACTTTATATTTAACACAAATTCGGTTCTTGGATAAGGAGCTGGAAAG GTGTCAGCTCAGATGTGACGAGCTGAAGAAACTGATAGATGACCTCAAATTTAGGTATGGAGCAATGGGGAGGGACAGGAACGATATATGTGATTACCTGACAAACTCCTCGAATGCAGCAGAGATAAAGGTTGCGGAGCTGAGTAAGGTGTTGGAGCATCAGCAGCAAGCTGACAAAAAGGAAACCGATGCGCTCAAGCTGCATCTCAACCAGCAGAAGGAGGAGCTACAGAAGGAAGTGGACAGACTCGAGTCAGAGAACATGATGCAAA AGAAGAAGCTGGAGCAGCaacagaaggagagggagaggatgaCACAGCGGCTGGCCTACGTGGAGTTTATTGAGAAGCAGCTATACACTAAGAGGGAAGAATATGAAGCTGCCATTGCCAGACTGCAGAAACAATTGGATTTACAGGGGGCAAA AGTGTTTCAAGACTGCGAGAAACAAGTGTGGAGCTCCATCAAAAATAAAGTTTCAGCAAATGTTGAGGAGGAGAAGACTCAGCATGCAGAGGTGCTTAAAAAAGTCGAGGAGCTTACAGCAGAGAGCTTTAAACTCTTGAAAGAGAAATCCATCCTGCAATACCAAGAGAGTGAGCTCTGTCTTGACGTACGAAACATGAAGAGGGACGGCCACACAGCTAGCCAGGACATCATCCAACTCAAGGAG AAAGAAGAGCGCCTGTCGAAGAAGTGCCAGCAGCTCAAGGTTCAGCTGAATAACTACAGACTCTTGCTGGCCAAGGAACAGGACCTCAG aCAGCAGCTGACCTTGGATTCTACAGTGTGCAGTCAAAAGAAAGCTGAGGCAGCTCAGCTGGAGGCCGAGCTCCAGGAGGAGATGAGTAGGAGGAGGCAACTCAAGGCAGACATGAAGAAAGCAGCAAACATtctgagacctgctgtgatg GGCTTAGAGAAATTATCTGAGGCTCAGGGGAAGATCCAAAAGCTGCGTGAGATCCTGGAAAGCAACACATCCCATGGAACAGAGTCCGCTCTTTATAATTCCCCAGAGAAGAGCAGTCGAGGGCAGAAACTGCAGACATCTGGCCCCAGAACAGTCAG CCCAGAGACTCTGAACCTCAGCACAGATCCACTGTTTTTGTTGAGCCGCTACAGGCCGGGCGATCTTGGCTTCTTACCTCGACCCAGATGGAG GAAACCCGGCTGTCACAAGGCATCAATCGCAGCCTCTGACGATAAGTCTAACCCATCTGACCCGGCTTCTCAGGGCACTCATGCAGAAGAAGGACCCTCCACCTAA